From a region of the Tiliqua scincoides isolate rTilSci1 chromosome 4, rTilSci1.hap2, whole genome shotgun sequence genome:
- the MMP9 gene encoding matrix metalloproteinase-9, whose protein sequence is MGLTCLAPFLLGLLSLCCCTRAAPLQAGAPPVVVSFPGELNRSLTDLELATHYLSRFGYFKELGTGESANQGTLSTALRRMQKRLGLEETGQLDASTLAAMRAPRCGVPDVGRFQTFEGDLKWDHTDITYRVVNYSPDLDTSVTDDAFARAFKVWSDVTPLTFTRQESGDVDILIQFGTQEHGDGYPFDGKDGLLAHAFPPGKDTFSGDAHFDDDEFWTLGTGIVVKTYYGNAKGASCHFPFVFEGKSYSSCTADGRADGLSWCATTADYDRDHLYGFCPHELLFTYGGNSDGEKCVFPFVFDGQSYDACTTEGRQDGYRWCATTASFDRDKKYGFCPNRDTAVIGGNSQGEPCVFPFTFLGQTYSSCTSEGRQDGKLWCATTSNYDVDKKWGLCPDQGYSLFLVAAHEFGHALGLEHSTVRDALMYPMYTYTADFHLHPDDVSGIQYLYGAGPAPASPTPSPDLPGQTTTEADATDDGGSSATDPTPVSPTGDACQVQGYDAVSEIQKELHLFKDGQYWKKSAAGAGTIAGPFRIQDTWPALPNHIDAAFQDTLTKKTFFFSGQRFWVYQGAKVLGPRSTEKLGIGKDVPKVVGALQRKHGKVLLFSGEQFWRLDVKAERVDQGFPRHIDSVFAGVPPDSQNIFLYKGKYHFCRNPFCWQMNAHYQVERVGYLKYDVLKCPEE, encoded by the exons cacTACCTGAGTCGTTTTGGGTACTTCAAAGAGCTGGGCACAGGGGAGAGTGCTAATCAGGGGACCCTGAGCACGGCACTCCGGAGGATGCAGAAGCGGCTGGGCCTGGAGGAGACGGGGCAGCTGGATGCTTCCACCCTGGCCGCCATGAGAGCTCCTCGCTGTGGAGTCCCCGACGTTGGCCGTTTTCAGACTTTTGAGGGAGACCTCAAATGGGACCACACTGACATCACCTACCG AGTGGTGAACTACTCCCCTGACCTGGATACCTCCGTCACAGACGATGCCTTTGCGCGTGCCTTCAAGGTGTGGAGCGATGTGACGCCCCTCACCTTCACACGCCAGGAGAGCGGCGATGTTGACATTCTGATCCAGTTTGGGACCCAAG AACACGGCGATGGCTACCCCTTTGACGGCAAGGACGGCCTGCTGGCCCATGCGTTCCCTCCCGGCAAGGACACGTTCAGCGGAGATGCCCACTTTGACGACGACGAGTTCTGGACCCTGGGCACAGGCATTG TGGTCAAGACCTACTATGGGAACGCCAAGGGGGCCTCCTGCCACTTCCCCTTCGTCTTTGAGGGCAAGTCCTACTCCAGCTGCACTGCAGACGGGCGGGCAGATGGGCTGAGCTGGTGTGCCACCACAGCCGACTACGACCGGGACCACCTCTACGGCTTCTGCCCCCACGAGC TCCTCTTCACCTACGGAGGAAACAGCGATGGGGAGAAATGCGTCTTTCCTTTCGTCTTCGACGGCCAGTCCTACGATGCCTGCACCACGGAGGGGCGCCAGGACGGCTACCGCTGGTGCGCCACCACCGCCAGCTTCGACCGTGACAAGAAATACGGCTTCTGTCCCAACAGAG acaCAGCAGTGATTGGTGGCAACTCCCAGGGGGAGCCCTGCGTCTTCCCCTTCACCTTCTTGGGCCAGACATACAGCAGCTGCACCTCTGAGGGGCGGCAGGACGGGAAGCTGTGGTGCGCCACCACCAGCAACTACGACGTGGACAAGAAGTGGGGCCTCTGCCCTGACCAAG GTTACAGCCTCTTCTTGGTGGCTGCGCATGAGTTTGGCCATGCCCTGGGCCTGGAGCACTCCACTGTGCGTGACGCACTCATGTACCCCATGTACACCTACACTGCTGATTTCCACCTGCACCCAGATGATGTGTCTGGAATCCAGTACCTGTATG GTGCTGGCCCCGCGCCTGCCTCTCCCACTCCAAGCCCCGACCTTCCTGGCCAAACCACCACTGAAGCAGATGCCACGGATGATGGGGGCTCCTCTGCCACGGACCCCACTCCTGTGAGCCCCACAGGTGATGCCTGCCAAGTCCAGGGCTACGATGCTGTCAGTGAGATCCAGAAGGAACTGCACCTCTTCAAGGATGG GCAATACTGGAAGAAGTCGGCAGCAGGAGCCGGGACCATTGCGGGCCCTTTTCGGATTCAGGACACCTGGCCAGCTCTCCCAAACCACATTGATGCCGCCTTCCAGGACACACTGACGAAGAAGACCTTCTTCTTTTCTG GCCAGCGCTTCTGGGTGTACCAGGGGGCAAAAGTCTTGGGTCCACGGAGCACTGAGAAGCTTGGCATTGGGAAAGACGTGCCAAAGGTGGTTGGTGCTCTGCAGCGCAAGCATGGAAAAGTGTTGCTTTTCAGCGGGGAGCAGTTCTGGAG GCTGGATGTGAAGGCGGAGCGGGTGGATCAGGGCTTCCCTCGCCACATCGACAGTGTCTTTGCTGGTGTCCCTCCTGACTCCCAAAACATCTTCCTGTACAAAG GAAAATACCACTTCTGCCGGAACCCCTTCTGCTGGCAGATGAACGCACACTACCAAGTGGAGAGGGTGGGCTACTTGAAGTACGACGTCCTGAAGTGCCCTGAGGAGTAG